One window of Perca fluviatilis chromosome 12, GENO_Pfluv_1.0, whole genome shotgun sequence genomic DNA carries:
- the eaf2 gene encoding ELL-associated factor 2, whose product MNGTAYSNFDKQEHVLKLGETFEKHPKSGYHTVRYDFKPASIDTTCEGELEVGKGEQVTITLPNLEGSSAPVTVFKGSKRPYMKECILIVNHDTGEYRLEKLNSNIAVKKTRAEGSSKIHSRLEQQTSRLSQQQQVKSNNSSSNKTSASSKNSPPKDKTSPASPMDDIERELMAEAQVMDQLSSGDSSSDSNSSSSSSSDDSSSSSDSEDERTSAPPTAPANHSMPILTTSANTNTRNQESGGGLMNTLKNDLQLSESGSESD is encoded by the exons atgaatgggacggCTTATTCCAACTTTGACAAGCAAGAACATGTCTTGAAATTAGGAGAGACGTTTGAGAAACATCCTAAAAGTGGCTACCATACAGTGCGAT ATGACTTCAAGCCAGCCTCCATTGATACAACATGTGAAGGGGAGCTTGAAGTGGGCAAAGGAGAGCAAGTCACTATTACTTTACCCAATTTAGAG GGTTCAAGTGCTCCAGTAACAGTCTTCAAGGGGTCAAAGAGGCCGTACATGAAAGAGTGCATCCTCATTGTGAACCATGACACAGGGGAGTACAGATTggaaaaactcaacagcaataTAGCTGTGAAAAAAACCAG GGCTGAGGGCAGCAGTAAGATCCATTCTCGCCTGGAGCAACAGACCAGTCGCCTGAGTCAGCAACAGCAAGTGAAGagtaacaacagcagcagtaacaAGACCTCAGCCAGCTCCAAGAATTCTCCTCCCAAAGATAAGACCTCCCCGGCATCTCCCATGGACGACATCGAGAGAG AGTTGATGGCAGAGGCTCAGGTCATGGACCAGCTGAGCAGCGGTGACAGCTCCTCAGATTCCAACAGCTCCTCGTCCTCCAGCAGTGATGACAGCTCCAGCAGCAGTGACTCTGAAGATGAGCGAACTTCTGCGCCACCCACAGCCCCGGCCAACCATAGCATGCCTATCCTCACCACCAGTGCCAACACCAACACTCGCAACCAGGAGAGTGGAGGAGGGCTCATGAACACACTCA AGAATGACCTCCAGTTGAGTGAATCAGGCAGTGAAAGTGACTGA